GTTTTTCATGATTTTTCTTTAATTCAAAATTCCAAATTTAAGATTCAAATTCGGTACTCTATATTCTTCATTTAATATTCTCCCTTTCAGAAAAAAGCCTTTTGGTGAAAAGTTGGCAGTTGGCAAAAGCCCCATATACCATCACTGCAACTTGAGCGAAGCGAAATCCCGAGAACGAAGTGATTCGGGAACTGCATCACAAAAAGGCGGCATTCTACATTCTAAATTCTACATTCATTCCACTTTAGCTTTTATAGAATTCCGGTATAAATACACACATAGCAGGGCAAACATCGCTATTGCCAGCCATTGTGAACCGTCGGATCTGAGCCACTCTGCTGCTTGCCAATCCAGCCCGCCAAATTTCATCATAGCGCTTACCACACCCATCAAAGCGCCACCGGCAATAAATCCGCTGGCTATCAAAGTTCCGCGTTCTTTCCTGGCATTGTTAAGACCCACATCTTTGCTTCGCGACTGAACGAAATAAGCTATAATACCACCAACCAATAAAGGTGTGTTAAGTTCAAGCGGGATAAACATTCCCAATGCAAATGCAAGCGCGGGAATTCCAAGCATAGTAAGGATCAGTGAAAGGAATGCGCCTGATGCGTATAAGAGCCAGGGAGCTGCGCCGCCTGTCATCATGGGTTCTATTACGGCAGCCATAGCGTTGGCCTGGGGAGCTGCCAGCGCTCCTTCGCCTTTAAAACCGTAGGTCTGGTTCAGAATAATAATCACACCACCAACGGTTGCTGCCGAAACAACGGTTCCAAGAAATTTCCAGGTTTCCTGTTTATATGGCGATGAACCTAACCAGTAACCAACCTTCAGGTCGGTGATAAAACCTCCGGCCATTGACAGGGCAGTGCAAACCACGCCACCGATCACCAGTGCAGCCACCATGCCGGAAGCTCCCGATAATCCAACGGATGTCATAACGAGGGAAGTCAGGATCAAAGTCATCAGAGTCATGCCCGAAACCGGATTGGTTCCTACAATGGCTATGGCATTGGCTGCTACTGTAGTAAACAAAAAAGCAATTACCATCACGATAAGCAAGCCGATCAAAGCATGCGTTAGGTTTTGAACCACTCCAAACTGAAAGAATACGAAGATCAGTATAGCTGTTACCAGGATGCCACCCATGATCAGGCTCATGGGCAAATCGCGGCGGGTTCGCAGGTTGTTGTCGCTGTTTGCCGTTTTGCTGAAAATCTCTTTGGCCGCAAGGCTGATTGCAGATTTAATAATGCCAGAAGAACGGACAATGCCAATCACACCTGCCATGGCTATGCCTCCGATGCCAATCATACGCACATATTCCCGGAAGATGGACTCTGCAGTCATGGCAGCAACGGCAGTGGCATCACCACCGAAAGCAGCGGCAGCATGAGCGATCATGGGAATGATAACAAACCAGCCGACAAATGAACCGGCGCAGATGATCACGGCATATTTCAGTCCTATTATATAACCAAGACCCACAATGGCTGCGCCCACATTCAGCTTGAAAACAATTTTGGCCCTATCAGCCAGCACATCGCCGTAAGCGATCACACGGGTTGTAAATACTTCGTTCCACCAACCAAAAGTTGCGATCACAAAATCATAGATTCCGCCAACGAGCCCGCTGAAAAGAAGCACCTTGGCCTGATCACCACCCTTCTCTCCTGAAACCAGCACTTCGGTGGTGGCCGTTGCCTCAGGGAAAGGGAACTTGCCGTGCATATCATCAACAAAATACTTGCGGAATGGGATCATAAAAAGAATTCCCAGAAACCCGCCCAATAAAGAAGAAAGGAAGACCTGGGAAAACTCAGCATGGAGATCCAGAATATAAAGCGCCGGAAGGGTGAAAATGGCGCCTGCTACTATGACCCCGGAACTGGCCCCTATGGATTGAATAATTACGTTTTCGCCCAGCGCATTTTTACGTTTCCCGAGTGTGGAAAGTCCAACTGCAATGATGGCGATGGGAATAGCGGCTTCAAAAACCTGGCCGATTTTAAGTCCAAGATAAGCGGCTGCCGCTGAAAAAACGACTGCCATCAACAGGCCTAACAAAACCGAACGCAGGTTCACTTCGGGGTAAACCTTGTAAGGCGACATAATTGGTTCATACGTTTCACCAGGCTTGAGTTCACGATACGCATTTTCGGGCAGGCCTTTGATTTCGTTGTTCTTGTCAGTCATAGCAGTAATGGTTTTGGTTTGACGGCCAAAGATAGTATTTCAATTGATACGTGAAAATGTGGTTTAGCTGAAATCTGCATTGGAGGATTGAAGAAGGGTATTGCAAATTTCATCTGTTTAACCGATAGTATCGCTCAAAGCGATGCTATCGGTAATAAAAATCCATATGTCAATTAAATGATATTCCTTAGAACAAAGCAACCGGTATCAAAACTTCAAAACTGCCCCCACCACCCCATAATGAAACAGCGAGAAAGTATAAACCGTTTTATTATCGGCGCCGCCCTCGAGGATGCGGTAACCGGCTTTGAGGTATAATTTTTCGGTTGCCTGATAAGTGATAGCAGCCAGCACATCTTCGGCACGCCCTTGTGGAGCAGCCAGGGCATCGCCATCAAGCAGCAGTCCGAAACGTTTTGTTGGCTGCCAGTGAACAATAAAGTTGATCAAAGGCACAAAACCAAAATCAGTTTTTTCGGATTGCAAACCGCCTCCTTCAAGGCCTATCAATGCATCCCTGATCTTAAGGGACAGACCCAGGCCTATTGTAAGATTTTCGCGGTCCGTCAGGTAATAACGGTATGTTGCTCTATAAGAATTGAACTTGTAGTTAGCGGTTAATGCTGTGTTCGCCAAATAGTTTTCGCCCTGGAAAACCACATCCCTGTTAACCGAACCCTCGTAGGTGAACTTTAGTGGCGCCAGCAAAATCAATACTTCACTGCGCTTGCCGAAGCGGTAGCCCGCTTTAAACCTGGCAAATGGCTTTGGGTCGGCATCCAACTCACCGGAAAAGGATATAAATGTGCCATCATTGCCAGGAATGCGGGCATGGTTCAGACCGGTAAATACGATGCCGGTTTCAAGATCAAGGCTGATCTGGGCCTGAACCTGCTTGATGAATAAAACTCCAAAAAGTGCGGTTGCAAAAAAACTGAATAACCTGATTTTAATTTTCATTGTTTAGGATTTGAAGTGAATGTTTGTCAATCGTAAGAGACTGTATAAAAACTTTTCAAGGAAAATGCTTAATTCTGCAACTGGAAAAAAATATTTGAATTTGCCAGCCCAAAGCTAAGCAAAATCAATTCATCCGCCAAAACGCAAACAACTCCATCAATCCGGCGATACCGCCATGCACGAACACTCCGCCCCAGATATTCCGGCTGTAAAGGGCGATAATGCCAAGGATATAACCACCAAAAATTGAACTGATCGCTTCGCCCAGCGGTTTTCCAAAATGCAGCATGCAGTAAGCGGCTACCATAGGCAGCACAGCGTTCTTACCAAGTAGTTTTGCCATTCCAATGATCAGAAAACCACGGAAAAAGAGTTCCGTAAAAAGGAAATCGCCAATATAAAAGGCCTCATACCAGGTAATGGCCCAGTTTTCTGAAATGTTGTAGTACTCTGCGAACCTGTCGCCTCCGGTTCGTTTATAGGTTGGATAGTAATCAAGGAAATCGGGAAGGTAAGTAGCCGCATAGATCAATGGAACCATAACCAGTAGCATGATCCAATAGGGCTTCCAATCCACTTTGCTGAATGTTAAGCCATAAAGCCCCTGATGATCGCCACGGTCGAAGATTTGTTTTACAATAAGTAGAGGGAAAAACATGGTAAGCAAACCCACGCTGTTAACTACCAATTTGTTATAAAAGGTGACAGTGGCTGCCGGAGCGATTTCCCTGATTACACCGTACCAGGAAACGTATGAATTATCAATTCCCAGAATAAGAAAGCCTAACAGGCTTTTGATCCAGAAGTTTCTCGTCAGCTTGAGCTTTTCTTTTCCAAAAACCCAGATGATAAGCAGTATTCCATAGTATGCAACACAATTGTAAAGGAAATAGCAAAACACTCGCAAATTCTTTGGCAACGTGTCAATATAGTGGTCTTCAAAATCCAGCAAATAATTGAAAGTTACCAGCAGTGCAATAAACAAGAGCGCAAGCAGATACAACTTTGCCTGGAAGTATGTTTTGTGAAAATCAACAAAATAAGTAAAGATTTTTTTCATCCCGGCAAGCTCTGATTTGGCCATGTTTTGCGCCGGTAAAAGTAGGAAAATCATGCTTGGAAGTATGAACTTGTCTTCAGAACTCCGGAAAAATCTTACTTTTGGCTTCTTGTTTAATCACACCGAAACAATATTAATGGCATTAATAAACCATCAGCGATGCAAACATTTAAAACATTAACACTTATAATGATTACTGCTACAGTACTATTAGAAAGCGGTTGCCAGCCTGCTGAAACAAAAGAAACTTCCGACGGTTATCCGGTTTATCACGGCAATGATCTCGGAGTAATTTACTCTCCTGAAAAAACAAGTTTTCGCGTTTGGGCGCCAACTGCTGCGGAGTTGCTGGTTCGCATCTATGATCAGGGCCATGAAGGAAATCTGCTTGAGACCCATAATATGAAATCCGATGAGGACGGCACCTGGCTGCTTAAACTCAAAGGCGATTGGA
The sequence above is a segment of the Bacteroidales bacterium genome. Coding sequences within it:
- a CDS encoding CPBP family intramembrane metalloprotease; this translates as MIFLLLPAQNMAKSELAGMKKIFTYFVDFHKTYFQAKLYLLALLFIALLVTFNYLLDFEDHYIDTLPKNLRVFCYFLYNCVAYYGILLIIWVFGKEKLKLTRNFWIKSLLGFLILGIDNSYVSWYGVIREIAPAATVTFYNKLVVNSVGLLTMFFPLLIVKQIFDRGDHQGLYGLTFSKVDWKPYWIMLLVMVPLIYAATYLPDFLDYYPTYKRTGGDRFAEYYNISENWAITWYEAFYIGDFLFTELFFRGFLIIGMAKLLGKNAVLPMVAAYCMLHFGKPLGEAISSIFGGYILGIIALYSRNIWGGVFVHGGIAGLMELFAFWRMN
- a CDS encoding oligopeptide transporter, OPT family, producing the protein MTDKNNEIKGLPENAYRELKPGETYEPIMSPYKVYPEVNLRSVLLGLLMAVVFSAAAAYLGLKIGQVFEAAIPIAIIAVGLSTLGKRKNALGENVIIQSIGASSGVIVAGAIFTLPALYILDLHAEFSQVFLSSLLGGFLGILFMIPFRKYFVDDMHGKFPFPEATATTEVLVSGEKGGDQAKVLLFSGLVGGIYDFVIATFGWWNEVFTTRVIAYGDVLADRAKIVFKLNVGAAIVGLGYIIGLKYAVIICAGSFVGWFVIIPMIAHAAAAFGGDATAVAAMTAESIFREYVRMIGIGGIAMAGVIGIVRSSGIIKSAISLAAKEIFSKTANSDNNLRTRRDLPMSLIMGGILVTAILIFVFFQFGVVQNLTHALIGLLIVMVIAFLFTTVAANAIAIVGTNPVSGMTLMTLILTSLVMTSVGLSGASGMVAALVIGGVVCTALSMAGGFITDLKVGYWLGSSPYKQETWKFLGTVVSAATVGGVIIILNQTYGFKGEGALAAPQANAMAAVIEPMMTGGAAPWLLYASGAFLSLILTMLGIPALAFALGMFIPLELNTPLLVGGIIAYFVQSRSKDVGLNNARKERGTLIASGFIAGGALMGVVSAMMKFGGLDWQAAEWLRSDGSQWLAIAMFALLCVYLYRNSIKAKVE